The Benincasa hispida cultivar B227 chromosome 9, ASM972705v1, whole genome shotgun sequence genome has a segment encoding these proteins:
- the LOC120085966 gene encoding linoleate 13S-lipoxygenase 3-1, chloroplastic-like, producing the protein MALANEIMTSSFLHKTSLVSQFQNDGLDKQFFRPIWVVPVEKRKVVAQLRKAVNSPVAAISEDLVKPVPLAEKPVKCKVRAVVTIRNKNKEDIKETIVKHLDAFTDRIGQNVVLQLISTEIDPKTNAPKKSNEAVLKDWSKKTNLKAERVNYIAEFLLTSDFGEPGAITITNKHQQEFFLETITIEQFASDPIHFPCNSWVQSRKDHPAKRIFFSNKPYLPDETPAGIKKLREHELKDIRGDGKGERKLSDRVYDFDVYNDLGNPDKGIEFARPRLGGEKIPYPRRCRTGRAPSDTDITAESRVEKPLPMYVPRDEQFEESKQTTFSLGRLKAVLHNLIPSLKASILSNKNDFHGFSDIDSLYSEGVLLKLGLQDELLKKLPLPRVVSESSQGLLRYNTPKILSKDKFAWLRDDEFARQAIAGVNPVNIERLKVFPPVSNLDPDVYGPQESALKEEHILGQINGMTVQQALDENKLFIVDYHDVYLPFIDRINALDGRKTYATRTIFFLTPLGALKPIAIELSLPSTAPSSRSKRVVTPPVDATSNWIWQLAKAHVCSNDAGVHQLVNHWLRTHATLEPFILAAHRQLSAMHPIFKLLDPHMRYTLEINALARQSLISGDGVIESCFTPGRYCMEMSAAAYKNSWRFDMEGLPADLIRRGMAEPDPSKPHGLKLLMEDYPYASDGLLIWAAIENWVKTYVAHYYPNPNMIREDEELQSWYWESVNVGHGDLRHETWWPQLNNCDDLVSILTTLIWLSSAQHAALNFGQYPYGGYVPNRPPLMRRLIPDENDPEYAIFLNDPQKYFLSALPSVLQATKFMAVVDTLSTHSPDEEYLGERQQPSIWTGDAEMVEAFYGFAAEIRKIEKEIERRNSDGRLKNRCGAGVLPYELLAPSSEPGVTCRGVPNSVSI; encoded by the exons ATGGCACTAGCAAATGAAATTATGACATCATCGTTTCTTCACAAAACATCCTTGGTTTCTCAGTTTCAAAATGATGGTCTTGACAAGCAGTTCTTCAGGCCAATTTGGGTTGTTCCAGTAGAGAAAAGGAAGGTGGTTGCGCAGTTAAGGAAGGCTGTGAACAGCCCTGTGGCTGCAATAAGTGAGGATTTAGTCAAGCCTGTGCCCTTGGCTGAGAAGCCGGTTAAGTGCAAGGTCAGAGCCGTTGTAACTATCAGAAACAAGAACAAGGAAGACATTAAAGAAACGATTGTTAAGCATTTGGATGCTTTCACTGATAGGATTGGCCAGAACGTTGTTCTCCAACTTATCAGCACTGAAATCGACCCAA AAACAAACGCTCCAAAGAAAAGCAACGAGGCTGTTTTGAAAGATTGGTCAaagaaaactaatttaaaagcCGAGAGGGTAAATTACATAGCAGAATTTTTACTGACCTCGGACTTTGGAGAACCTGGAGCCATCACAATTACCAACAAGCATCAGCAGGAATTCTTCTTGGAGACTATCACAATCGAGCAATTTGCAAGTGATCCTATTCATTTTCCCTGCAATTCATGGGTTCAGTCCAGAAAAGATCACCCTGCAAAGaggatatttttttctaataag CCTTATCTACCAGATGAGACACCTGCAGggattaaaaaattaagagaGCATGAGCTTAAAGACATTAGAGGTGATGGGAAAGGAGAAAGAAAACTGTCTGATCGAGTATATGACTTCGATGTGTACAACGACTTGGGAAATCCAGACAAAGGAATAGAATTTGCTCGCCCAAGGCTTGGTGGTGAGAAAATTCCATATCCTAGAAGATGTCGCACTGGACGTGCCCCTTCCGATACTG ATATAACTGCAGAGAGTCGAGTTGAGAAACCGTTACCCATGTACGTGCCAAGAGATGAACAATTTGAGGAGTCTAAGCAAACCACTTTCTCTCTTGGGAGGCTGAAGGCAGTTCTTCACAATTTAATTCCCTCTCTCAAAGCCAGCATTCTGTCAAACAAAAATGATTTCCATGGGTTTTCAGACATTGACAGCCTTTATAGTGAAGGGGTGCTCCTTAAATTAGGCTTGCAAGATGAACTCCTGAAGAAGCTCCCGCTGCCAAGAGTTGTGAGTGAATCCAGCCAGGGACTGCTAAGATACAACACACCCAAAATCCTTTCCA AGGACAAGTTTGCCTGGCTGCGAGACGATGAATTCGCCCGCCAAGCAATAGCAGGAGTTAACCCAGTCAACATTGAGAGGCTCAAGGTTTTTCCTCCAGTGAGCAACCTTGATCCTGACGTTTATGGTCCACAGGAATCTGCCCTTAAAGAAGAACACATTCTTGGCCAAATTAATGGCATGACCGTGCAGCAG GCATTGGATGAAAACAAATTGTTTATAGTGGATTACCATGATGTTTACCTTCCATTCATTGATCGGATCAATGCTCTCGACGGCCGGAAAACATATGCAACTCGCACAATCTTCTTCTTGACTCCACTTGGAGCTCTCAAACCTATCGCCATTGAGCTCAGCCTTCCATCAACCGCACCAAGTTCTCGATCGAAGCGCGTCGTAACTCCACCAGTCGACGCTACAAGCAACTGGATATGGCAGCTCGCCAAGGCCCACGTCTGCTCCAACGACGCTGGAGTTCATCAACTTGTTAACCACTG GTTGAGAACGCATGCGACCTTAGAGCCATTCATATTGGCAGCACACAGGCAACTAAGCGCCATGCACCCAATCTTCAAGCTCTTAGACCCACACATGCGTTACACATTGGAGATCAACGCATTGGCGCGCCAAAGCCTGATCAGCGGCGACGGAGTGATCGAGTCTTGCTTCACTCCAGGCCGCTACTGCATGGAGATGAGTGCCGCAGCGTACAAGAACTCTTGGCGCTTCGACATGGAAGGCCTTCCCGCCGATCTCATACGCAGGGGAATGGCTGAACCGGATCCTTCAAAGCCTCATGGACTCAAGCTTTTGATGGAGGATTATCCGTACGCTAGCGATGGGCTTCTAATTTGGGCCGCAATCGAGAATTGGGTGAAAACCTATGTGGCTCATTACTATCCAAACCCGAACATGATCCGCGAAGATGAAGAGTTGCAGTCCTGGTACTGGGAGTCCGTCAATGTGGGGCACGGCGATCTCCGACATGAAACTTGGTGGCCGCAATTGAACAACTGCGACGATCTCGTCTCGATTCTCACCACGCTCATCTGGCTCTCGTCGGCACAACACGCAGCGCTAAACTTCGGCCAGTATCCATACGGAGGCTACGTACCTAACCGGCCTCCATTGATGCGTCGGCTGATCCCCGACGAGAACGATCCGGAGTACGCGATCTTCCTGAACGATCCTCAGAAGTATTTCCTATCGGCGTTGCCTAGCGTGCTGCAGGCGACAAAGTTCATGGCGGTGGTGGATACATTGTCAACTCACTCGCCTGACGAGGAGTACCTCGGAGAGAGGCAGCAGCCGTCGATTTGGACGGGGGATGCCGAGATGGTGGAGGCATTTTACGGATTCGCGGCGGAGATAAGAAAGATTGAGAAGGAGATTGAGAGAAGAAATTCAGATGGACGGCTAAAGAACCGGTGCGGCGCCGGAGTTTTGCCGTATGAACTGCTAGCGCCGAGCTCGGAACCGGGAGTTACTTGCCGTGGAGTTCCGAACAGTGTGTCAATTTGA
- the LOC120086644 gene encoding serine/threonine-protein kinase RIPK-like produces the protein MAFKKLFSLKYLIPKCLKPKKLLKRPSAEIQTSKKMSLRRILSLSDMSVRSSLSVISDLSNSCNGSNLQIFTFKELEEVTENFNKINYLGEGGFGPVFKGFIGENFKAGLKSQQVAVKILDLDGSQGHREWLTEVFFLGQLRHPNLVNLIGYCLEDEQRLLVYEYMEGGNLEDLLFKGCYVSNLTWLQRIKIALGSAKGLAFLHETEKPIIFRDFKASNILLDSDYNPKLSDFGLAINGPDEDDTHVTTRIMGTEGYAAPEYIMTGHLSTMSDVFSFGVLLLELLTGRRAVDKSRPSREQNLVAWGRHLLKDHHKLEKIIDPRLEGHYSNEGSKKLATIAHQCLSHHPKCRPTMSLVVKDLEVVLNMKEFLTEPFVYIVPNEEIKEVERPKNRYRDRKGRSYRLRVPLSRSRSGAVHSDITLVENR, from the exons ATGGCTTTCAAAAAgctattttctctaaaatatttGATACCCAAATGTTTAAAGCCAAAGAAACTGCTAAAAAGGCCTTCTGCTgaaattcaaacttcaaaaaaaaTGTCTCTTAGAAGAATCTTATCATTATCTGATATGAGTGTTAGATCATCTTTATCAGTTATTAGTGATCTTTCAAATTCTTGTAATGGTTcaaatcttcaaattttcaccTTTAAAGAACTTGAAGAAGTTACTGAAAACTTCAACAAAATCAATTATTTGGGTGAGGGAGGATTTGGGCCTGTGTTTAAAGGGTTCATTGGTGAGAATTTCAAGGCTGGTTTGAAATCACAACAAGTGGCTGTCAAGATTTTGGATTTGGATGGCTCTCAAGGCCATAGAGAGTGGCTG actGAAGTGTTTTTTCTTGGGCAATTGAGACATCCAAATCTTGTTAATTTGATTGGATATTGCCTTGAAGATGAACAGAGGCTTCTTGTGTATGAATATATGGAAGGAGGAAACTTGGAGGATCTGTTGTTTAAAG GTTGTTATGTTTCAAATTTGACATGGTTACAAAGGATCAAGATTGCATTAGGATCAGCAAAAGGCCTTGCTTTCCTTCACGAAACCGAAAAACCGATCATTTTTCGTGATTTCAAGGCTTCGAACATCTTACTCGACTCG gATTACAATCCGAAGCTTTCAGATTTTGGGTTGGCCATAAATGGTCCCGACGAAGACGATACACACGTAACGACTCGAATCATGGGGACAGAAGGTTATGCAGCTCCAGAATACATCATGACAG ggCATTTGTCAACAATGAGTGATGTGTTCAGCTTTGGGGTACTTCTATTAGAGTTGCTAACTGGTCGACGAGCGGTCGACAAGAGTCGGCCGAGTCGAGAACAGAACTTGGTGGCTTGGGGAAGGCATCTCTTGAAAGATCACCACAAACTTGAGAAGATCATTGATCCAAGGCTTGAGGGGCATTATTCAAATGAAGGGTCTAAAAAATTGGCTACAATAGCTCACCAATGCCTTAGCCACCACCCAAAATGTAGGCCTACAATGAGCTTAGTGGTGAAAGATTTGGAGGTTGTTCTTAATATGAAAGAATTTTTAACTGAGCCATTTGTATATATTGTCCCAAATGAAGAGATCAAAGAGGTGGAGAGACCTAAAAATCGTTATCGGGATCGAAAAGGTCGAAGTTATAGGCTTCGGGTACCGTTGTCGAGATCAAGATCTGGTGCAGTTCATTCTGATATAACCTTAGTAGAAAATAGATAG
- the LOC120086157 gene encoding exportin-T: protein MDDLEKAILIMFDETSNVDSNLKLKANEYCDKAKEESAICSVCVEKLCFSNIVQVQFWCLQTLHETIRVRYSWMSLDEKYFIRKSVFSIVCLEGIDENHALRILRGPAFIKNKLAQVMVTLIYLDYPMNWPSVFVDFLSHLRKGPVVIDMFCRVLNTLDDESISMDYPRTPEEVTAAGRIKDAMRQQCVSLIVGAWYDILSMYKNSDQELCASVLDAMRRYISWIDIGLIVNDMILPLLFELTLVDGLLEQLRGAAAGCLLAVVSKRMDHQAKLTLLQSLQISRVFGLVAAEDSDSELVSKVASLLTGYAVEVLECFKRLNSEDSKSNSLELLNEVLPSVFYVLQKCELDSAFSIVQFLSGYVATMKSLSPLTEKQLLHVSQILEVIQAQICYDSVYRDNLDILDKIGREEEDRMVEFRKDLLVLLRSVGRVAPDVTQLFIRSSIVSAASSSSDRNVEEVEASLTLFFAYGESISDEVLRNGSGLIGELVTMLLSTRFSCHSNRLVALMYLETIFRYIKVVQENSQFIPVVLAAFLDERGIHHPNINVSRRASYLFMRAVKLLKVNLVPYIETILTSLQDTVARFTSSNFASNELSGSEDGSHIFEAIGLLIGMEDVPLEKQSDYLSSLLKPLCQQVEGVLMNAKSLTPEEATAKIATIQQIIMAINALSKGFNERLVTTSRPAIGLMFKQTLDVLLQVLVAFPKIEPLRTKVLSFIHRMVETLGASVFPYLPKALEQLLAESEPKELVGFLVLLNQLICKFSTSVHGILEDVFPTIASRIFNIIPRDSLPSGPGTNIEEIRELQELQRIVYTFLHVITTHDLSSVFLSPKSRSYLEPMMQLLLNTSCNHKDILVRKACVQIFIKLIKDWCARPSGEEKVPGFQSFIIEGFATNCCLYSVLDKSFELHDANTLILLGEIVVAQKVMYEKFGQDFLFHFVSKGFLTAHCPQDLAEQYCQKLQGSDIKALKSFYQSLIESLRVQQNGSLVFR, encoded by the exons ATGGATGACTTGGAGAAAGCAATACTTATCATGTTTGATGAAACGAGCAATGTGGACTCCAACTTAAAATTAAAGGCTAATGAGTATTGTGATAAGGCCAAAGAGGAATCGGCAATATGTAGTGTGTGTGTTGAGAAGCTTTGTTTTTCGAACATTGTTCAGGTTCAGTTTTGGTGTTTGCAAACACTTCATGAGACTATTCGGGTTCGTTATTCGTGGATGAGTCTAGATGAGAAGTACTTCATTCGGAAGTCGGTGTTTTCCATCGTGTGTTTGGAGGGTATTGATGAGAATCACGCACTTAGAATCTTACGGGGTCCTGCTTTCATTAAGAACAAACTTGCTCAAGTTATGGTAACACTAATTTACCTTGATTACCCGATGAATTGGCCTTCTGTTTTTGTTGATTTCTTATCTCATTTGAGAAAAGGGCCTGTGGTGATTGATATGTTCTGTCGGGTTCTTAATACATTGGATGACGAGTCAATTAGCATGGATTACCCTAGGACGCCTGAGGAAGTGACAGCCGCAGGGCGGATTAAGGATGCTATGAGACAGCAGTGTGTATCTCTTATAGTTGGAGCCTGGTATGACATTTTGTCCATGTATAAGAATTCCGATCAAGAATTATGTGCAAGTGTGTTGGATGCAATGAGAAGATACATATCTTGGATTGACATTGGGTTAATAGTAAACGATATGATTTTGCCATTGTTATTTGAGTTAACTTTAGTAGATGGGCTGCTGGAACAACTTCGTGGAGCTGCAGCAGGGTGTTTACTGGCAGTTGTTTCGAAGCGGATGGATCATCAGGCAAAACTAACCCTGTTGCAGAGTCTTCAAATAAGTCGGGTTTTTGGTCTGGTTGCTGCCGAAGACAGTGACTCCGAGTTGGTCTCCAAGGTGGCTAGCTTACTTACAGGTTATGCAGTTGAGGTTTTGGAGTGTTTTAAACGGTTGAATTCTGAAGATTCTAAGAGCAATTCTTTGGAGCTGCTAAATGAAGTTTTGCCGTCTGTTTTCTATGTATTACAAAAATGTGAGTTGGACTCTGCTTTTAGCATTGTGCAATTCCTTTCTGGTTATGTTGCCACCATGAAGAGCCTTTCTCCACTGACGGAGAAACAACTACTTCACGTGAGTCAAATATTAGAAGTGATCCAGGCACAAATCTGTTATGATTCTGTATACCGGGACAATCTTGATATCTTAGATAAGATTGGGAGAGAAGAAGAGGATAGAATGGTGGAGTTTAGGAAGGATTTATTGGTACTTTTGCGTAGTGTGGGTCGTGTGGCACCTGATGTtactcaattgtttattagaagtTCAATCGTAAGTGCTGCTTCTTCTTCATCAGATCGGAATGTTGAAGAGGTAGAGGCTTCACTTACACTTTTCTTTGCATATGGGGAGTCAATTAGTGATGAGGTATTGAGAAATGGAAGTGGACTTATCGGGGAGTTGGTAACAATGCTTTTATCCACACGGTTTTCTTGCCATTCTAACAGGCTAGTTGCACTTATGTATTTGGAAACAATTTTCCGATATATAAAGGTAGTTCAGGAGAATTCTCAATTTATTCCCGTTGTTTTGGCTGCCTTTCTTGATGAAAGAGGCATACACCATCCCAACATCAACGTTAGTAGAAGGGCAAGTTATCTATTCATGAGGGCTGTGAAACTTCTAAAAGTGAACCTCGTTCCTTACATTGAGACAATTTTAACG AGTCTACAAGATACCGTTGCACGATTTACAAGCTCAAATTTTGCATCAAATGAACTTTCAGGGTCTGAAGATGGAAGCCACATATTTGAG GCAATTGGCTTACTGATTGGGATGGAAGATGTTCCATTGGAAAAGCAATCTGATTATTTGTCATCTTTGCTCAAGCCACTTTGTCAACAG GTTGAGGGGGTGCTAATGAATGCTAAGTCATTAACTCCAGAAGAGGCTACTGCAAAGATTGCTACCATTCAGCAAATAATTATGGCCATTAATGCACTCAGCAAG GGGTTCAACGAGCGCCTAGTCACAACAAGTCGGCCTGCAATTGGTTTGATGTTCAAACAG ACATTGGATgttcttctccaagttcttGTTGCATTTCCTAAAATAGAACCTCTACGGACTAAG GTCCTCTCTTTTATACATCGAATGGTGGAAACTTTAGGCGCATCTGTATTTCCCTATCTTCCAAAGGCTTTGGAGCAGTTGCTTGCAGAAAGTGAG CCGAAGGAGTTGGTTGGTTTCCTTGTGTTACTTAATCAACTAATCTGCAAGTTCAGCACTTCGGTCCATGGGATTTTGGAGGATGTATTTCCAACAATTGCTAGTCGGATATTTAACATTATACCAAGAGATTCACTTCCTTCAGGACCAGGAACCAATATTGAG GAAATTCGTGAACTACAAGAGCTTCAGCGAATAGTCTATACATTTCTTCATGTGATCACCACACATGATCTCTCTTCTGTCTTTCTATCCCCTAAAAGCAGAAGCTACCTGGAACCAATGATGCAGTTGCTTTTAAATACATCGTGTAATCATAAAGATATTCTTGTTAGAAAG GCATGTGTACAGATattcattaaattaatcaaGGACTGGTGTGCCCGGCCTTCTGGAGAAGAAAAG GTGCCTGGCTTCCAAAGTTTTATAATCGAGGGCTTTGCAACAAACTGTTGCTTGTACAGCGTACTTGACAAATCATTTGAATTACATGATGCAAATACT CTAATTTTGCTTGGAGAAATAGTAGTGGCCCAAAAGGTTATGTATGAGAAATTCGGGCAggattttcttttccattttgtaTCAAAGGGTTTTTTAACTGCACACTGCCCTCAAGATTTGGCCGAGCAGTATTGCCAAAAGTTGCAG GGTAGCGACATTAAGGCGTTAAAGTCATTTTACCAGTCACTTATAGAAAGTTTAAGAGTTCAACAGAATGGAAGTCTCGTTTTCAGATAG